CTGGATGTTGTGATACCCGGGCTCGCCACCCGACAGGACCGGCGAGGAGGACGGCTCGACGGCATGGATGCGCACCTGCGGGCGCTCCGCACGCAGCACCTCGCCGACGCCCGTGATCGTGCCCCCCGTGCCGACACCGGCCACGAAGGCGTCGATCTGCGAGAGCTGCGCGAGGATCTCGCGCGCGGTCGTCTGCCGGTGCGCCTCGGGGTTGGCGGGGTTGGTGAACTGCTGGGGCATGTACCAGTCGGGGTGCTCCGCGAGCAGCTCCTCGGCGCGGCGGACCGCCCCGTGCATGCCCTTCGTGTCCGGCGTGAGCACCAGCCGCGCGCCATAGGCGGCCAGGAGCGAGCGGCGCTCCTCGCTCATGGTGTCGGGCATCGTGAGCACGAGCCGGTAGCCCTTGACGGCCGCCACCAGGGCCAGGCCGATGCCGGTGTTGCCGCTCGTCGGCTCGATGATCGTTCCGCCGCGCGTGAGGACGCCGTCGCGCTCGGCGGCCTCCACCATCGCCCGGCAGATGCGGTCCTTCACGCTGCCGCCCGGGTTCAGGTTCTCGAGCTTCGCCCACACC
The sequence above is a segment of the Deltaproteobacteria bacterium genome. Coding sequences within it:
- the cysK gene encoding cysteine synthase A; translation: MPLPCQTARTALDLIGSTPVVRLNRMPQLEGVGAEVWAKLENLNPGGSVKDRICRAMVEAAERDGVLTRGGTIIEPTSGNTGIGLALVAAVKGYRLVLTMPDTMSEERRSLLAAYGARLVLTPDTKGMHGAVRRAEELLAEHPDWYMPQQFTNPANPEAHRQTTAREILAQLSQIDAFVAGVGTGGTITGVGEVLRAERPQVRIHAVEPSSSPVLSGGEPGYHNIQGIGAGFVPEILNTGIYDEVLQVADAEAVMHARALARYEGLLVGISSGANCAAAIRVARKLGRGAVVLTVFCDTGERYLSTELFRAEGI